A stretch of the Bacillota bacterium genome encodes the following:
- a CDS encoding ribbon-helix-helix protein, CopG family — MQLNIYIPESKKDLLEVLSRTAARTGKSKSEIVIVALERYLPAVSQPPLGRFNLGAFRAPRRAELYEERLGKP; from the coding sequence ATGCAGCTGAACATCTACATTCCCGAAAGCAAGAAGGATTTGCTCGAGGTTCTGAGCAGAACCGCCGCCCGCACCGGCAAGAGCAAGAGCGAGATCGTCATCGTAGCCCTCGAGCGGTACCTGCCCGCCGTTTCCCAGCCCCCGCTCGGACGGTTCAACCTGGGCGCTTTCCGCGCCCCCAGGCGCGCCGAACTCTACGAGGAAAGGCTCGGAAAACCGTGA
- a CDS encoding PIN domain-containing protein: MILIDTNVLVYAVNTAAPQHKESRSFVEAARRGDFPAVLVPQVLLEFYAVVTGNRVEHPLAPETALEEVKILRSVFPVLEASSDALERLNEILSRHPGIRGGNVFDAWLAAQMKSLGIPAICTYNTADFGRYDDITAAAPGEIFVATGESNGPETGGDA; this comes from the coding sequence GTGATTCTGATCGACACCAACGTCCTGGTCTACGCCGTTAACACCGCCGCGCCCCAACACAAGGAGAGCCGGTCCTTTGTGGAAGCCGCGCGCCGCGGGGATTTCCCCGCAGTTCTCGTCCCCCAGGTCCTGCTGGAGTTCTACGCCGTGGTGACCGGGAACCGCGTCGAGCACCCCCTGGCCCCGGAAACAGCGTTGGAGGAAGTCAAGATACTCCGCTCCGTTTTCCCCGTTTTGGAAGCTTCTTCCGACGCCCTGGAGCGGCTTAACGAAATACTGTCCCGTCACCCCGGCATTCGCGGTGGAAACGTCTTCGACGCCTGGCTTGCAGCCCAGATGAAATCCCTGGGCATTCCGGCAATATGCACGTACAACACCGCGGATTTTGGGCGGTACGATGATATAACGGCTGCCGCGCCGGGAGAAATCTTTGTCGCTACCGGCGAAAGCAACGGCCCGGAAACCGGAGGCGACGCTTAA